The genomic DNA GCTCGCGTTTGGGCAATGCTCACTATCAAGGCTACTGCTCACAATGCTATTTTGCTTGGACGGGTGATGGCAAGTATCGTGGTCGCCCAATGGCCACCACGCAAGATGTTCGGCTAAAATCAGCTATAAGGACCAAAGACATTCCATGTATGGATACAAACACATGACCTTCATTTAGCTGCagtatcgttttttttttattttattatgaCCACGCTAAGCGCGCAACACACGCGAGAATTTACGCAAGCGCGCGCAGGGAGGGAGAAGAAGGCGTGCGCGCGTTACACCGGCGTCTGCGAGAACTTGATCGCGTGTGTGTCGCGCCACGATgatgaacgacgacgattactacgacgaatcgtttctaCGCAAGCTCTTTCTAACAGGAATCAACACGCGCGACCCCAAAGCGCGTCGACAGGCCCTCGACGTGATTTGTTCGGTCGTCGAAACGTGGAAAGACGCCCTCGATTTGGACGATGAAGCCGAACAGGCAAGCGATCTTCTCACGCGCTATCTACCGACCATCGTACGCTGGAAAACGGCGTGTCCGTTCAAAGACGTGCGAGCAAAGTGCAAAGAAATCGTTGAATCGCTCGAGGTTCGACGATTGCGAAATAACGAAGGGAATACGCTTTATTTCTTCCTCTGGACTGCAGGGAAAGGCAATCAAAGTGCCACAATTGCGACACCCGGGGGCGTCAGCTTTCATTCCCGAAAGCGAAGTGCGTAAGGGGATACGAAAAAAGGGGGGAACCACGCACGGGGGCCAAAAGGCGTGAGAGGGGTGTGGCACGTCGTCCCCAAAAAAACACACACGTGACCATCGACGTCACCGCactattttttctctaggtcATCTCAGTCGAcacggacgacgaaggggtaatttaattaacaggAGACTGTATTTAtcgtgtgacgtcatttcatCTATAGACTCGCGATCTTTTCATCGAAGCCTATCTTGTTGACAATCGCGTATCAAACATGATACGTCTGATGGGTTATCATCCGCGCTATTTGGTCAGTTTCTTGCAATTTCACGTCTATATGATGCATCAAGACGGTCCGCTCCCTGTTCACCTTCGTCATTATATTGCTATTCTGGTAAAGTAAAACATTTCCACCTTCATCTTCTGACGGCACATGGacgcttctctttttttcacttAGGCTGCTGCTCGTCACAGGTGCACTTATTTGGTATAAAAACACAaagctttcttctttttttcagatgacaACCCTCTTTCGtctccctccccccccccccccctccttAGATTAGTTTATGTGAAGCCAATTTTCTTGCCTATGGTGGCGATCCAATCTGGTTGGAAGATCCGCTAAGAGCTCCCAAAAAAATTCGCGCTCTCAATCACATCAACATGATTCTCGCTCATCAACCGTGGCTCATAAAGCCGGACAATATTAAGGTAGGCTCTTAAgatctattttatttatttatttatttatttattatggTGTGGGGTGGGTTAGGATTTACTTCAGCCCAGTTCTGATAGCTGGTCTTTAAGTGAGCTGACTCACGCTCTTGTCATACTTGCTCATTACCACAGTCTCGCCGGATTTGCCCTTGGATGTGGTCTCAACCCGGAAATTGACTCGAGAGAGGGTCACGTCGTCTCGTCACCATTTTCTGTAATGTCGTCGCCTATACGAACGAGTAATTGAGACGAGTTTCTCATCTTAATATTAGAGTGAAAGCAACAGTCCTCCTGTTGCAACACCACGCGTTGCTACAGAACCCTCTTCACGTTCATCTCagtgcgaagaaaacgacgacgacgacgatgaacgTTCTCCGGTCTTCGCCAGTGTTACCTTCCAAAGCGTCatggaaaaattgaagcaaattgaaaataaccccgacgattttgattttgaagagcCATCGACAGAAGAATTGGAAAAGCAATTTGAAACAGAAACTTTAGCTAGTGCAGAGCGTGAGTCAATGACGCATTTCCGGGTTCCTTGGTTCTAGTGGAGGCCATCCCCCATGGGGGTTCCATGATTTCCTAGAGGGGGGTTCTGTTTTATGTAAAAGAGAGCGCGGTGGCCTCCCCCCGTGCCGcgccgcgccgccgccaccgccaccgcaGACAATTAGTTACAGTTCCATGTTTTGCCTCTCTAAACCAAATTTGGGGGCAATTATGTTAACAACAACTAATGCTCTACGACGTTGACTATTGAAATGTTTCTACTCCCTCCCTTTTAGTGGGTGATCCTCATCCTGTTGCTACGGGGGCGTCGTACGTTTCTCCTCGTATTGCTAAATACGTTGAAGATCCCGAGTTTGAACATGAGGATTTTGCTAAAAGGGGAGACTTCTCTGGCGTGTCTACATTCAGAGTTCaggtaaagaagaaaagagttggcttcttcttcttcgcaaCTGTGATTTGCTCGTCGTTATAAGGATTTCTCATGGGAAGATCAGGGATATTCGCTAGCAAATCGCCTCTTCCCTGACATAGGTCAATTGCTAGATGACAAATTTAAACTTATTGTTGATCTCACCTATCGAACGTAAGTCATGGTCAATGAATTCTCTCTAATGGAAAAGGAGGACTAAATGATGTAGGTTTGGCACAAATGTCGAAATTGACACAACCATGTTCAGAAGTGCCATTTGGAATTACATCCATTGCATCAAAGGAATTTTTCACGACGATTACAATTATGGAGAAGTAAGTGCTTCTTCTCTATGATGAGATGATTCTCTTATACACCCCTTCCCTGTGCGCGCAGGTCAACAAAATGCTTCATCGAGACATCAAGAAATACATTCGAAACGTCACGTGTTTTCCAGAGAGAACGATAGTCAATGATTTTAATCTTTTCTTGGCAGGTTTTCACTACACGGAAAAGGTTCGCctatataaatattattaattgattgcaagtattttttctaggtgCACGTGAATCTTCTACTTCTTGAAGCAAGACTCCAAGCTGAACTTCTCTATGCCCTTCGTGCCATAATGCGCTACATGACATGATAGGACATTGTGTGTCTATTCTACTAGTGTTTATCATCCGCCATCTTTTGGGAGACCGAAAACTCTGTACGTATATTGCCGTTCTGCGTGTTATAGCAGTATTTATTTTGTAGAGCCTGCGCCTAAATTTAAAAGCGTTTTCTAATTGAGTACGTTGCGCAACGTTACGCACAGTTTTGCGCAGAAAAGCGCGCGGAGCGTTCGATCGATGGACTTCACCGGTACAGTCTGTTTTGAGGGGCCACGACGACGTATTTGCGTTCTAGAAGTGCTTGTTTTACGTAGGAAAAGGACTGAAAGCGGTCCCGACTCCGTCCGAACGAGATGCGCATCGAAAACTCGTTCTAGACGAAAATTCGCTTACGAAGTTGAAAGGAATTGAAGAATATCGATGTTTAGAAACGGTATGAGCTCGCAAACGGCTTCATAGGCGTCGAATCATTGAGTTTCAGCTTTCGGTTGCTCGCAATCGCTTGGTCCGACTTCCGCCTTCGTCTTTTGCATCTCTTCGCAATTTACGAGTGCTCAACTTGGAGCAAAACAGTCTATTCGATGTACAAGGCAAGTGGGGCGTTCAGGTTGGGGGCGAGAAGTCGCCATattttcgtgacgtcacatttttaGGTCTTTCATGTCTTCCCATGCTCGAATGGTTAAATCTTTCGGGAAACAGTCTCAAAGTAGAGCTCTCCTTTCATATATtcatttatatatttatttattttcaggaTTTTTCTGGAGTGAAAGCAAACGTGAGACTGAGCCATTTGGATTTATCTGATAACAGGTTCACGAAAAACAAGAGTCAAAATTCAATACTActactaataataaatattacaTTGTTGCAGCATATCGGATCTTTTTGATATATCACAATTGCGTCACTTGAAAGTAGGACaccaataaaaaaatcagtttaattaaatgacaCAAAGAAATATTTATAGGCCCTTTTACTCCATGGAAACGTGCTGACGTCAATCCAAAAGTacctttaattaagtaaGGGCCTATAGTATGTACAATGGTTCTCTACTCTAGGGCTCCTAATTGTCTTCCATCatgtctttgtcttctgaCACTAGCAGACAACGAAATTCACGATTTGACTGAAGTGAGAAGTCCTGGTTtacttattttttatttattctcttCCAGTTTCTCACATTGACTCGTCTTGCGTCGTCACTTGCTAATTTAACTGTAGCAAACAATCCAGCTCTACTAATGACTGGCCAATCAATGTAGAGATCTGAttcaaattaaattaaaacgTAGACTCTCTTTATTGTATAGGGGTTTTGATTATCGACCCTATTTTCTCTCCATTTGTCCCAATCTCGAAACGTTAGATGGCTTCACTATAGCGGACGACGAAAGACAAAGAGCCAATCACCTTTTTCCTCCAACAACGAAATCTCCATACAAATTGGGTCAGCATCGAGAACTCGTCGAATATTTGAgttcccttttgcctttaaCCCAAGCGCGTCAAGTAAACGTCATTATCATCAACCAATCAAACGAattcgaaatttttttctttcagttgcACCAGACTGgattgagaagagaaaaagacgacgttctcaaATTACATCAACAACATATCGAGGCTCAATTTCTCGAATATCAGGACGAACAGAGACAACAATTGCAACGCCTTTTCCAACAACAAGAAGAACTTCTAAGACAGAGTCGCACATCTCTTGCAACTTCTTCACTAAATGATACCAATGCCACCGAAATATATGTAGCAACAGCAGGTAAAAACAATAGAAACGATGATCCTTTAGCATTCAATCTCATCCAGAATTAACCAAGTCAAAAAGTGAGTCTACTTTAGTTCTAGAAGACCTTGAAGACGAACTCGCTGATTTGCACGGTTTGTACATTATTATTCATCTCTATTGACTATTCGCCACATATTAGAAACGAGTTtactgacgtcaacgtcCGAATACGTGCCCCTTCCTCCGGGAGGACAAGTCTTTTCACCTCAAAAAGCCAATTCTTTTGCTAATGAAACGGAAAACAAACGTTCGTTCACTCAAATAAagtctaattaattaatagggaATATAATTAGATGATGCTGCAATTGTGATTCAATCGTGGGTTCGCGGACATCAGCTTCGCGAACGATTGCGTCCGTTCGTCGAAGAGACGCGTGCCGCCGTCAAAATCCAGGCGGCGTGGCGAGGTCATCGCACTCGGAAACGAGATCCCTTCGTACGAGAAATGAAGCGAGAAATTCGCTGCAAGCGCACGGAAGCTCATTTGATTCACATTACCCAAACGTTGACTGACACTCAACGGGAACTGGTAAAGGAATCCCAGctgagacgacgacaagaagaGTCAATAGCGCGTCTTTGGGACGAAGTACGTCACCACCACTGTCTGAGTTTTAAGGAGAAATCAAGATTATACTCTAGGTTCGTTCActcaatagaaaaaatgacTGGAATGCTGCTGCCACTTGCATTCAATCAGCCTGGTAAGAAGAGACAGAGGAGTGTAGGGCGCTATCTATTGCTATTCTTAGGCGTCGGTATAGGACAAGAAAGGTACATAGGGATGTCTAGACGCGAATGTAGTGTGATTCTTTTATAGAAAAAGACAGTTGAGAGCAGCCACGTTTCTTTGAATGATGTCAGCAGTCAGGTAGCGCCGTAtggaagagagaagaggagcATTACATGTATTCGTTTAGATTGGAAGTCTTCTTGAAGCCGTCAATGATTTGGAGAGTCAAGTAAAGGGTTCTGAAGACACGTCCTTGTCTTTCAAATTGGAATCAGGTATGCATATGTGACTAGTTAGTCCCAAAGAGAATAAAACAGGGATTTTAGATAGTGCATCGTCGATTAGTGACGGTGACGGAGCCGTCGACTCTAGTCCAACGGATCTAAAAGCAGCGGTTGcttctcctttgtctttgcaaAATAGTGGCggttctttgtcgtcgtctcgatcgGGAAAATcgccgagagaaaaagcCGAAGATCTTCTCTCGTCCCTCGAACATCAATTGTCTCAAAACAAcaaattgatgacgtcgacagaTTCTGAGGGACAGCAGACACCTGGAAGCATGTGCAGCTTCTATTCTCTACCTCCCAAACTCGCCGCATTAGCAACGACATCTCAATCGACGGCATCAGGCACAAATCAACAATAAAAAACgtaaataaatgaaaaatgcGTACATGTCTACTCAAACTATCGAAATCGTACAGTAATAGATTTATTGTTTCCTTTTTCCGTCCATCCAAAAGCCTTGTACTCCATCCAAGATCTCTTCATTTCGCGCCTCTTCAAATCCAGTTTGTCGTCatcaatgacgacgtcatcacgtGATGTTAAAAcgaccggcggcggcggaggcggaagcgacgatcgatccTTGTGTCGATAAAGTCGTGGCGATAGACGTGGAAGTAGCGTCGAAGATCTCGCTCTCGGCgaagtgaggcccctttcgggGGGAACACGACTTCcaaacgaaatcgatcgtcTCAACGCATCCTTTGTCGGTTCAAAGACGCCGACGGCCAATTGACGTTCGCtcgcttcgattcgtcgtcgatcgagcaCGCGAACGGCGGGCAGCTTATAAATAAGCGATGCGCGATAGTTTGGACGTTGAGTAAGCGGATTGCCACTGACATTGAGATAATCGAGCGCGAGCATGCGTCGACATTCGCCTACAAGTTCGCCGAGCGAGACGAGCTCGTTATTTTGCAGCGAAAGGACACGAAGGCAAGTGAGAGGTCGTAAAAGCGAATTTCCAATCGTAGTTAGGAGATTATCGTGTAAATAGAGCTCGGTTAGAaggagcgtcgacgaaaaggtGCCCGGCGGtagacgacgaagcgcgTTGCCGTTGAGCCAGAGCGCTTTGAGGTGACGAAAGCGGTCGAGACAGGCGAACGTGTCGAAAcgaattttcgacgtcatttcggcGAGATAGAGTTCGTCCACGTCGCGatcttttgtttttcgcGCGTCTCCGAGTAGACAATTCAAGTAGGTGTCGAGAGAAACCGGTGCAACGGCgccttccttctcttctttactTGTAGCCATTTGTTTATCGCTAGCGTTTGTTTATTGAAGGACATCCGGGCTTGCAACTACGTAGCCTTCCCCCACCCgcgattctttttcttttctattttgGACTTCTAGTGAGCACCAAATAGTCAGCATTTGGTGCTCACTTGAGTAAGATTTCCGCGTTCATAGCCCAAATGACTTCAATTTTAGCCATTTGCTCGTACGATTTCTACCGTGCGCTAGCACACTTGGCGGCCATGTGACGTATGACGTAGAATCATGATCCACGTGATTTCACTCTGCACAACCATTGGTTCCCGCGTTTTTTTGTACGAAACGGTCGAACCGAAAAACTTGCCCAGCTTGCCCGGCGGGCGTGTCCACGATCTCGATTTTGATTGGCTCTTGCTGCGCATACGTCATTCTAATCCGGGTTGCAATTCGCCGGTTTCAGTCATTCTCGGCCGAACTTTCTACGAGCAGGCTCCATGTCTGCCATGatcgcgtttttcgttcgtcgtcgtcttcggggCGGCCGAGAAAGGCATCTGCCGCGAGGCGGAACCTTCGACAATCAAAACGGGCGGGGATTTCGGCGTCTTCCGGTAAGCACGAACGATCGCGCAATTTCATTCACGAATGCAATCGCgcctttttctgcagaaacTCCCCGCGATCCTTCGCGAAGGGTCGCGCcccgaagcgacgaagccAGCGCAGCGCGATCGCACGCCGGTAAGTGATCtgcgacgccgttttcgcgtttccgcgcgatcgatcgatttttttttctttcagatcgTTGCGCCTCGGCGCGCGATGACGTGCTCGAACGGGATTGCACAGCGCGGCGCCTCCGCTCGCCGGTAAGAACTGAATCCGCGCGATTTCCGTTTTCTCGACCGCGTGATTCAcgttttttagaaaagcgacggcggTCCCCCTTCAAAGCCGAGCAAACCGGCCGATCTTCGGGCCGCGCGACATCCATGAAGGTAAGCAACGCCTCCACTTCACACATCTCTATTGTTCTATATAATGTGTCATAGATGGACATGGAAACATCTGTCGACATTGATCTCatctgtgacgtcagcagcCAACATCCGGGCCTCGCCCACGTAGAAGGTAATGGCGTCACAACGcataattaatcaattcgTTAATTATTGCTCTTTAGGCTgttacgacgacgatgacgacgacatgaTGACGACACCGGCAATGACGACACCGATGGAGGCCGGCCATAGCAAAGATGGCCTGACACTACCGACGAGGCAGAAGATCCAGGTTCGTACTTTCCTTGGGCCCCGTGTGGAGTAGGCGCGCTCATAAGGGCGGAGAGTCCTCTTACTGCACCCAAGCGGATTGAACGTTTTGCCACTGTTCCCTCTTTGAGCCAGACGGAACATGTACACTGACAGCGACCTAGGGGGTGGGAGGGAGGGTTTGAAGTGGGGCAGTGGCATCTCAGCAAGAAGCTTGTATTGTGTGCATGTACGAGGGCCTAGACGGGGACAACAAAAAGCTTAGTGTAATGACCATCCAATGCATCGTGCCGTTTTGCAACTACGATAGACAAAGCATTACGTTCATGCGGGGCTCCGTAGACCGCCATGCATTAGGGtttagggcggctgtcagtaggtagggcggttCCCAAAGTAGATAGGTTGTAGCTCCTTCCCCAACGTGCTTAGCTGGCAGCCACCACGTTAGACCATTTCAGTGGATTtctgaggtaatctaggttgatttaGAATATAGGATAACTatctaggtcaatggatttggaggtactctaggttcATTTTTAGAATATAGGataaatatttaggtcaatggatttggaGGTACTTTAGGTTGATTTTTAGAATGAATGTAGGCTTgattaactaattaaatttaggtcaatggagtagtaggtaatctaggttgatttaGAATGTAGGCTtgattaattagttaattaaatttaggtcaatggagTAGTAGGTAATTTAGGGATCAATTCATTCATATTCTGTAGCTAATCCGTTCTTTAGCATCATTGTAATTACAGTACTGTAGAGTAAACAATGTAGATAATATCTCCTTGATGTACGTTTGTAAGCATTTTTTGGTTTTTAGAAACCGAAAAGAGGCCTTGAACGTGGGGCATTGGGCTCAGTACATAGATACACACAGTGAAGGAGCAGGTATTCATTTTGACACGTTGATGTACATCTGTAAGCATTTTTTGGTTTAGAAACAgaagagaggaaaaagacgaggaGCTTGGAAATAGTTTGAAGCTGGCTTTAGTAACAAGTGGGCACGGAGGGAGGAGGTATACATTTTGCCATGATTGTGAATATTTGTATACAGTTTCTTCGTTCtagaaacagaagaagaagaaggcctTCGAAGTAGAAACGGACACCCACTGACTGAAAGAGgaggtatttattttatttcacATATTGAtgtatatttatttctatacgctttctttgttttagaaacaaaagaagaaggcttTGAGGAGATGAACCCACACAGCATGCAGCGAAGAAAGAGGTATTCATCATTTTGGCATATCGATGAATATTTCTaagtatttcttttttgttttagaagCAGAacagaagagagaaaatgaaagatcAAGAAGATTGCATGCAAATTGAAACTGCGTAGCGTAGACTCTTGCATGCAGGTGGATGGGGAAATAAAGGAGGGCAGGGGAAAGAGGGTTGGGAAATATAAAGGAGGGGGGGCTCTGCGCATCCTCGCGTCTCGTCTCGCGTacttcgtctcgtctcgCGTACTTCCTCTCGCGTACTTCTCGCGTACGGCGCCTTCCCTCTCTCTTCCGTAATAGACTTACGATGCGTCGTAACAATAACGAGTTCAGGTTTTCACGCGTTCAGGTGCACGCTCGTCGTCTCTAGGCCCCAAAACGATGGCTCAGAGTTCGCGTATGGGCCAATCGTCTCTCATGCCGCCTCCTCCGCCCCCgtcctcatcgtcgtcatcttcaagCGGACTTTTATCGccagcgacgtcgatttcaagCAACGCGACGGGAAGCGGTCGAACGAAGGTCGCCCTCAAACCGGGGCACAGTCTAATGGATTGGATTCGATTGGGAAAGAGCAGCGGCACAGATTTGACGGGTGTCGGTGGTCCGGGACATTTTGGCCAAGTGACGGAAGCCGAACTGGCGAAACATCAAAGGGAAAACGACGTTTGGATAGCAATTCGAGGCAAGACCGACTCGATACATAAGTAAATCCTTTCGCTATTTTTACCATAAAAGGAAGAGTGTATAACATTACGCGCTATCTCGATTTCCATCCCGGAGGCGTGCCGGAGATAATGAGAGGCGCGGGACGGGACGGAACGAATTTGTTTACAGAGGTGAAGGTCGCGTGCCGGCGGCGCCGAAACAaacgattcgtttttttagattcatAAATGGGTTAATGTTGAGTCGATGTTGGCGACTTGCTACGTCGGTCCTCTTGTCATTGACacggaaagaaagaggaaatcgCCGGGAGGTCAGAACCGCCTCCACTAAAAAGCAtcataaattaattaattaattaattaagggcATACACAGCAGCTCACCGTACCATCTCttgtcgtttcttctataccAAGTTCAAATGTTCCTAAGAAAGTGCAGCAAGTAGCAGCCAATAGTGCAGATGCTGCGGAATCTGATGGTCGTTGCTCAGTTTCAATAATTTTCGCTCCTATTTCTCGTTTTAGTTGGGCAAAAATCGTGGAAGCGATTGCGAacgttttttcgttcttttggCGCCATGCGAAGGAAGTCATTTCCCGGAAGTATAAATCCCATTCAAATAACCCTAATTGCATGTTATGTGCTCCACCTTCTAGCGGAACGCGACGATAAGAAACGATGCAAAGACACAGTTCCCGCCACTCTCGACAGCGGAATGGGCCAACgattgtcgccgccgtcgtcgtcgtcatcgcaaCGCCGATCCACATTTCCAACAATAactacgtcgtcgccgcctgaTGAAAATCGTCCAACAAAACCTAGGCAAGTGAAAGCGGCGTTGTCTTAACGATAGCTTACGGGGTTTTAGCTATACGTGGGATCAGACTGACGACGATGTGACGTTGAAGATAGCAACTGACTACGGGGTATGTGGGTTTTCCATGAACGCGGGCGCCGGTCTCTTTTATTCTCCGCCGTTTTAGTCGTTGtccatcgacgacgtgctcCTTGAAGTGCGAACTAACGTCGTCACAtgtgccgccgccggcgaagaagaagagaagcaaTCGACGGTCATCACATGCGTTCTGTTTCTAGGGAAAATGGTCTACGAATTGAGTGGAGGTACACGACATTGACACCCGTCTCCGCCATCCAAAAATCGAAGTTTTCTCGTATAGAATTATGTGACGGCGTTTCAAATACAAAAAGTGAGAAAGCGCAGTCGAAGACGGCATTACGTTACGTTTCCTCTCTTTTTACTCTAgtttcgatcgacgacaaaaaagCCGCTCATATCGTTttaacgaaaacgaaaagtgGAAAGGAATGGACGGCGTTGCACaacggtgccgccgccgccgccgccgcgccgctcgacgaacactttggcaaaagaagaagcagacgtAAGTGATTTGCATCCTTAACGCAATTCAATACATCCCAAAGTTGAATTCATTTCACGTTCATCGGCTGGCTTCTCTTTATACTAGTACCAAAATATCGCACGTGCACGGTGCGCGACATCGAAGTGGCCACACACGACGTTAAACTCTTTCACGTCGAATTACCGCCGCTCTGTCACATGGTCGTTCCGACGGGACACCACGTCTATCTTCGTTGCAACATCGAAGGTATAAaaatcattatttatttatttatttatttatttattatatgcGGATGTTTTCCAGGAGTCGAAGTGACTCGACCCTATAcgcccgtcgccgaaatGGACGGAGATTGTGGCTACATCAACGGGCGATCTTTTCTTCTACTCGTTAAAATTTACTCGCAGGGCACGATGACTCAATATTTGAATACGCTCCAAAAGGGTTGggttcgacgacggcacgtgacgtcgtcgtatctGTTTATTTTTATAGGAAGTCAATTGGACGTAAGCGATCCTGATGGAACGTTTAGTGAGAGCGTACTAGATGGTGCTTTGTCTTTGTGTCTTGTCGGCGCCGGAACAGGTGAGGGGACGGCGAGACGCCGGCCGGCCGGCTATCTCTCTTTATTTTTGCTCTCAAAGGGTTCACTCCGATGGCGAAGCTTATTCGTCGGTTTTTTGAAGGAAACAATGATCCTTTGAGGTTCGTTTCCGTGGAAGCGTCGACCCTGCATGGGAAATGTTTATTTAAAAGGTCGGTCAAGTTGATTTGCGCTAATAAAACAACAGGTGATCGGCTATGGAGAGACAGATTGGAGCGAATGGAAGCGAGCGTTCGAGGAAGGTAGAACAATCACACAAAAGCGGCGCGTAACAGTAGaaaattccttttttttctatgagGCTCCAAGTAAAAGATATTTTATCTGCCGCTGCATCTGACGAATGGTCTGGTCTTCGTGGACGCGTTTCCAAAGATCTCTTGGAGGAATTCTTTCCTCCGCCTACTGCAGACGGAATATTCATTTGTTTCTGCGGAAATATGCCGTTCAATGCGATGATGCGAAGGTGAGTCACTCGGCTCTagttatgacgtcaaaaaacatttttttctactagaCATATGAAGCAGCTGGGCTATAGCGAGTCTCAATATCATTTGTTTAATTAGAACTAATGAAGCGCCATATGGTCCGAGATTTAACAAAATCAATTTACAAATGAGGATCTGTAGCGCGCGTTGCATGTTATTTATTCGTTTCCTCGTTCTCCCTTTCTTCTCCCACTCCATTCGATCGCGAGAACGAATCATCATTTCGAATCGAGCTCGCGGTAGCGTCTGCTGCGAGCAACGTGCGTGATTTGAGCTCGAAAATGCCCCTCGCACGAAGAAGACCCCCCACGAAAGAAGCCGAACGCCTTCGTCTAAAGCAAATCATCGCAGAATGGAACGCAAGTCGCCTCGACATGTTCGCAATCAGCGATCCGAGCGAAGTAAACGACCGATCGCATAGAAAAGAAGGGCGTTTTCCTCCCTTATTTTctattcttctctttttctctcgacaAGGATCTCGACTTTCACGGCGTCAtgcgctttttcttccaagATCATCGTGCTAAAGTGTCGACCAAGTGCTTACGCGTCTCGAGCACGGCAACCGTGCAGCAAGTCGTGCACGCTCTCATCGAACGTTTTCGTCCCGACATGAAAATGTTGAGCGCACCGTCATTTAGTCTTTTCGAAGTCCATTCAAACGGAGGTTCGATACATAGAGTCTACTCTTCTTGGGGGCGAGTGGGTGGAGAGGAGAGGGGGGCGTAGGCATCGCGATGCACCCCACGTCGcgatcctttctctttttagatgAACGACGCTTGTCGCCTGCTG from Oscarella lobularis chromosome 11, ooOscLobu1.1, whole genome shotgun sequence includes the following:
- the LOC136193440 gene encoding cytochrome b5 reductase 4-like isoform X2; protein product: MAQSSRMGQSSLMPPPPPPSSSSSSSSGLLSPATSISSNATGSGRTKVALKPGHSLMDWIRLGKSSGTDLTGVGGPGHFGQVTEAELAKHQRENDVWIAIRGRVYNITRYLDFHPGGVPEIMRGAGRDGTNLFTEIHKWVNVESMLATCYVGPLVIDTERKRKSPGGHTQQLTVPSLVVSSIPSSNVPKKVQQVAANSADAAESDVGQKSWKRLRTFFRSFGAMRRKSFPGTERDDKKRCKDTVPATLDSGMGQRLSPPSSSSSQRRSTFPTITTSSPPDENRPTKPSYTWDQTDDDVTLKIATDYGSLSIDDVLLEVRTNVVTCAAAGEEEEKQSTVITCVLFLGKMVYELSGELCDGVSNTKISIDDKKAAHIVLTKTKSGKEWTALHNGAAAAAAAPLDEHFGKRRSRLPKYRTCTVRDIEVATHDVKLFHVELPPLCHMVVPTGHHVYLRCNIEGVEVTRPYTPVAEMDGDCGYINGRSFLLLVKIYSQGTMTQYLNTLQKGSQLDVSDPDGTFSESVLDGALSLCLVGAGTGFTPMAKLIRRFFEGNNDPLRSVKLICANKTTGDRLWRDRLERMEASVRGRLQVKDILSAAASDEWSGLRGRVSKDLLEEFFPPPTADGIFICFCGNMPFNAMMRRHMKQLGYSESQYHLFN
- the LOC136193440 gene encoding cytochrome b5 reductase 4-like isoform X1 — encoded protein: MAQSSRMGQSSLMPPPPPPSSSSSSSSGLLSPATSISSNATGSGRTKVALKPGHSLMDWIRLGKSSGTDLTGVGGPGHFGQVTEAELAKHQRENDVWIAIRGRVYNITRYLDFHPGGVPEIMRGAGRDGTNLFTEIHKWVNVESMLATCYVGPLVIDTERKRKSPGGHTQQLTVPSLVVSSIPSSNVPKKVQQVAANSADAAESDVGQKSWKRLRTFFRSFGAMRRKSFPGTERDDKKRCKDTVPATLDSGMGQRLSPPSSSSSQRRSTFPTITTSSPPDENRPTKPSYTWDQTDDDVTLKIATDYGSLSIDDVLLEVRTNVVTCAAAGEEEEKQSTVITCVLFLGKMVYELSGELCDGVSNTKISIDDKKAAHIVLTKTKSGKEWTALHNGAAAAAAAPLDEHFGKRRSRLPKYRTCTVRDIEVATHDVKLFHVELPPLCHMVVPTGHHVYLRCNIEGVEVTRPYTPVAEMDGDCGYINGRSFLLLVKIYSQGTMTQYLNTLQKGSQLDVSDPDGTFSESVLDGALSLCLVGAGTGFTPMAKLIRRFFEGNNDPLRFVSVEASTLHGKCLFKRSVKLICANKTTGDRLWRDRLERMEASVRGRLQVKDILSAAASDEWSGLRGRVSKDLLEEFFPPPTADGIFICFCGNMPFNAMMRRHMKQLGYSESQYHLFN